A window of Streptomyces sp. NBC_01689 genomic DNA:
CCCGCTCCACGCGTATTCCCTGACGGCCACCGGCGCACCCCTCCCGGTGCCGGGCCACACGCCCGGTGCCGGGCTACACGCCCGGTGCCGGGCCACACGCCCGGTGCCGGGCTACACGCCCGGCGGCGTCCGTCGCTGTGTGAGCGCCCGGGGCCCGCTCCTCCCCACCTTCGGAGGCGGTCCGGCCGTCCCGCTCCCCGGGTGGGGGCGGACGGCCGGACCGCGAGCTCTTACGGCCTCCGCGCCCCTTCGGCAACACCAGCAACGGCCCCACCTCACCGGTCTCGCCCCCGCCCCCGTCGTGGCCGCAGCCGCCCGGCCCGGGGTCACGGGGTGCTCCGGGCCTGGTCGGGTGTCCGCCGTCGGATGTCCGCTCCGGCCGGCCCGGCCCCGTCCGGTTGCGGACCGGACCGGCCCGCTCCTCCTCGCCCGGAGCGAGGCGGACACCGCCCGCACCCGTGACGGGAGGCCGCGCCGGGGCGGTTCCCGCTTCCCTCCGCCGCCCCGGGGGAGGGCGGGTGCGGAGGGCTGACGGGGCACCGGGCGCGCGCAGTCGTGTTGCGACCGATCGGGTTGTATCTGGGGCCGCACCGGCGTGGGACACGGCGGACAGTTCACGATGAAGTAGCAGGTCAGAGAGGTTCGGCCCGGTCAGGGGCAGCCTCGGGGCGCCCCGCGGCCGGTGCCGGGACCCGCACCGGTCGCGCCGCTCGAGTGGTGAGCGCGCCGGGAGGGGCTGACGGTGGATCACGTCGGGGTCGGGTTCCCCACGTGCTGACAAAGTGTCAGCGGCTCGGCTGCGACGGAAGGACTCGACAATGCGTTCTGCCCGCATGCTTCTCGCTACCGCGACGGCCACGGCCGCCCTCGCGATTGCCGCTCCCGGCGCCTTCGCCGCCACGGCGGGCGACGGTGGCCACGACGACTCCTCCTACAGCAACGACGACGGTGGCCGGCACGACAAGCCGAAGGGCGGCATGCACACCGGCGGGGGCGCGCTCCTCAAGCTGAAGAGCGACGACGGCGACGAGGGGAGCGATTCGGACTGGGGCGGGGGCGAGGACGTCGGCTCCGACCGTGGCGGCAGCGAGTCCGGCCGCGGCGGGGACTCCGGCCGCGGCGACAAGGGCTCCGGCCGCGGTGACAAGGGTTCCGACCGGGGCGGGGACTCGGACCGGGGCGGCGACTTCGGCGGGGACGACGAGGGCTTCGACCACGACAAGCCCCGGGGCGGCATCCACACCGGCGGCGGCGCGCTCAGCATGCTGAAGAGCGACGACTGGAACAAGGACGACGCCAGGTTCAACCCGGAGACCTACAAGAACGACAGCAACGGCGACTACGGGAACGGCAACGGCAACGGGACCGGGAACGGGAACGGCCGCGACAACGGAGGCAACGGGAACGGCAACGGGTCCGGCCGCGACAACGGCGGCGGCGGCAATGGGAACGGCAACGGCAACGGCAACGGCCGTGACAACGGCGGGAACGGCAACGGGAACGGGAACGGCCGCGACAACGGCGGCGGCAACGGGAACGGCAACGGCAACGGCCGCGACAACGGCGGCGGCGGCAACGACTCCGGCCGCGACAAGCCCAACGGCGGCATCCACACCGGTGGCGGCGCGCTCGCGGACAAGGGCGTCACGGCCGGCGGCCTCGCGATCCTGACGCTGGCCGGAGCGGGCGTGTACGCGCTGCGCCGCAGGAGCGCGGCGGGCGGCATGTCCTGACCGATGCCCGGCGTCCTGTCGGCCGGGACCGCCGCGGGTGGCCCCCGTCGTGACGGCCCGGCCGGGTTCCCCGCGTGCCGAACCCGCTCCGCCGCAGTGCCCTAGTGAGGTGGTTCCCGATGGCAGCCCAGCCGTCCTCCCCCGGCGTGACCGAGTCCGTGCCGCAAGGGCAGGGCTCACGCCCCGGCGTACCGATGAGTGCCTGGTGCGCCGGAATCCTGCTGCTGGTACTGGGAGTGTTCGGCGGCCCGCCCAAGCCGGCCGACGACTCCCGGTCGCCCCACGACTCGGCCGCGCTCATGCCGTGGTCGTCCTCGGTGCCGGGCAAGCACCTGCCGTCGTCCGCGCCGACCCGGCTGGTCATCCCGAAGATCGCGGTGGACGCGCCCTTCACGGCCCTCTCGGTCGACGCGAAGGGCCATCTCAACCCGCCGCCCGCGGACAACGTGAACATGGTCGGCTGGTACGCCGACGGGGTGACGCCCGGCGAGGCGGGAACCTCGATCGTCGCCGGGCACGTGGACACCAGCACCTCGCCGGCCGTCTTCGCCCGGCTCAGCTCCCTCCGCAAGGGGGACACCTTCAGGGTGGAGCGCGCCGACGGCCTCACCGCGTCCTTCGTCGTCGACGACGCCGAGGCCTTCGAGAAGGACCACTTCCCCAACGACCGCGTGTACGCGGACACCCCGCAGGCCCAGGTCAGGCTGATCACCTGCGCCGGTGTCTACGACCACGGCGCGAAGGACTACACCGAGAACCTCGTGGTCTTCGCCCACCTCGTCTGACCCGCGGGGCACCGGGATCTCAGAAGACCGGCGTGCCGTCCTGGGTCAGCCTCCAGTTGCCGTCGGCGAAGTCCGCCGGTTCCAGAACGCCCTTGGACGTGACGTAGTCGATCATCAGCTGGCGGATCTCGTCGGTCGAGCTGTACGCGATGTCGGCGGCCGCGATGTGCGGGTAGCCGCTGCCGCCGTTGGCGCGGTAGTTGTTGACGGCCACCACGAAGACCTGGTCGTCGGCGACCGGCACCCCCTGGTGGGTGAGGTTCCTGATCCGCGATCCCTCGGCCTGGGCGATGTCGATGTCGTAGTCGACGCCCGCGGCCGTGTCGTACATGTAGTCCCAGAAGCTGTTGGCGTTGGTGAGGGTGGCGGTGTCCACCTTCGTCCCGGACGGGACGCGGTAGTAGTACTTCGCCGCGTACTCCAGATAGTCCTTCAGCTGGGCACCCGTGAGCTTCTTGCCGTAGAGGGTGTTGTCGTAGATGTAGAGCCCGGCCACGTCCCGGATGGTGACGTCGCCCCGCGGGATGTCCGCCGTGCGGCTGAAGGGCGCGGCGACGGAGATGAGCGGGAGGGCCGCGTCGGCCGTGGACAGGCCGGTGGCGACGGCCGCCATCTGGACCTGGTGGATGAAGTCCATGACGGGGACGTCCTTCCAGCAGGCCTCCGCCGCGGAGAGGTCCGCGGTGCAGGTGCCGACCGGTGTGTTGACGTACTTCACGACCAGTTCGTGGTCCGCCGTCAGGAGCCTGGTGATCTCGGCGTCCTCGGCGACGGCGTTGCTGTTGAGGGTCTGCGCCCTGGTGCTCGTCACCTTCCACTGGCCGTGGGCGAGTTCGAGTTCGAAGTCGAAGACGGTCAGCCGCATGCCGTAGCAGTACGGTTCCGACAGGACGACGTCCTTGCCGGTCCCGGCGTTGGTGACCGTGTAGGAGGACACCTCGGTGTGGGTGTGGCCGACGAGGATGGCGTCGATGCCGGGGACCTGCTCGGCGACCAGGTTGGAGGCGTTCTCCACGTACGGCAGCTCGTCACCGTACGAGGACGACCCGTCGAGGCCGGAGTGGTCGGTGAGGAAGACGACGTCGCAGCCGAGGGCCCGCATCCGCGGCACGTACTTCCTCGCCTGTTCCACGAGACCCGTGAACGCCATCTTCCCGGAGACGTTGTCCTTGTCCCACAGGGCGATCCCGGGGTTGGTGAGCCCCAGGATGCCCACCTTGATGTCGGGGGCGCCGGGGACGCGGAGGCGCTTCACGGTGTACGGCTGGAAGGCGGGCCGGAGCGTCCTCGCGTCGAGCGCGTTGGCGCCGAGCAGCGGGAAACGGCACTGCTCCTCGAACCGGCGCAGGGTCTCGATGCCGTAGTTGAACTCGTGGTTGCCGAGTGCGGCGGCGTCGTACTTCATGGCGTTCATGGCGATCGCCATCGGGTGCACCGGGCCGTGCTTGCCGCCGGTGCCGGTGATGGGGTCGACGCGGGCGTAGTAGTACGCGAGTGAGGTCCCCTGGATGATGTCGCCCGCGTCCACGAGGAGCACGCGGTCCGCGCCCTTGGCGGCCCGTTGCTGCTTGACCAGGGTGGCGACCCGGGCGATGCCCACGGAGTTGCCGGCCTTGTCCGTGTACGCCGCGTCGGTGTAGTAGTCCCAGTCGAAGACGTGGCTGTGCAGGTCGGTGGTGCCGAGGATGGAGAACGACCAGGTACGGGGCTTCTTCCCGCCGTGGTCCGCGGCTCGCGCGGGGGTCGCCGCCGACGTCCCCGCGACGGCCACGGCCGCACCGGCGACGGCGGACTTCTTGACGAACTCCCGGCGGTTCAGCGGGTTGACGGGCATACGGGCTCCTGGAGACGGGGACGCGGACAGAGGGACGAGCCGTGCGGGCCCTACGGGGACTACACGCGTAGAGCGTGGTCGGGTCACGCCCCGTCCGGAACCAGGAGCAAGCCATGTCCAGGTCAAGGATGAGCATCCCGGGAGCGGTCCGCATCTCGAACGCTCCCGGAACCGCCCGTTCCGGCCGCCGCTCAGCAGCCCTCCGCCACCGCGCGCAGCAGCAGCGCGTGGACGAGGTGGTCGCGCGCGGTGGGCCGGTAGCGCCAGGCCAGCGGCCAGGTCGGCCCGCCCAGCGCGGGCACCGGGATGTACGCGACGCGGTGCGGGCCCGCGGTGAGGCGCGTGACGCCGGGCGGCCACGAGCGGTGCGCGGTGCTGCCGACGGGGACGAGGAAGTAGACGGCGCGGCGCCCGCGGGCCTCCTCGACGACCGGGCCGGGGTCGCCCCCGGTGGCCCGCGCGAGGCGGTCGGCGACGGTGCGGCCGGGGTCGCCGTCCACCCGCACGGCGTCGAACTGGACGCCCGCCTTGCGGAGCTGGATGCCGGACGGGGGCATCCAGTCCGGGATCTCCGGGGTGAGTGGGGGCACACGGAGGTTTACGTCGTCACTTTGCGTATCCATGAGGACAGTTTCGGCAGGCGGGGTTAGCGTTTCCATGACTCTGCGTCGACCATCGGCAACGGTACGGATCGGCGTGGGCGCTCTGGTGACCGGTTGAGTTCGGTTGAGTTCGGGGGTGACCGCATGGCGCGGGCGGAGAACAAGGTGGAGGCGGGCGGGACCGCGCACATGGTCGCCGCGATGTCGAAGGCCTTCCGTGAACAGCACCGGCTGACGCAGGAGGAGTTGGGCAGGCAGATCGGCTATACGGCGTCCGCGGTCAGCGCGATGGAGACGTGCGCCCAGCCGGCGAGCGACACGATGCTCGTCAAGCTGGAGGAGGTGATCGGGGGCGGGCTGGGGTTGTTCGAGACCGCGCGCAAGTACGTGCTCCTGGACAAATATCCGCCGCAGTTCAAGAACTTCGCGGTGATGGAGGCGCAGGCGATGACCCTTTCCTCGTACCAGACGTACGTGGTGGACGGGTTGTTCCAGACGGAGGAGTACGCGCGGGCCCTCATCGGCGGCGGCTTCCCCAGGCTTCCCGACGACAAGGTCTCGGAACTGGTCGAAGCGAGGCTGGCGCGCAAGGCACTCTTCGACCGGGAGCCGACCGCCATGATCGAGCTGATCCTCGACGAGGCCGCGCTGAGGCGGCCGTTCGCGAGCTGGGAGATCCACCGTGGCCAATTGCGGTCGCTCGCGCAGGACGCGGAGCGGGACAATGTCAGCGTCCAAGTGATGCCGCTGGAACGCGGGGTGCGCGGCGGACACGCGGGTGCCCGAGGCGACATGATCCTCGTGGAGACGAAGGAGCACCATCACGTGGTCTACATGGAAATCGAGGACGAGAGCATCCTGGTCAGCGATGCGAAGAAGGCCTCTCAACTCGCGCACCGCTATGCGAAGATCCGTTCACAGGCTCTGGGCCCGGACGACTCGCTGAGCCTCATCCAGAAGTTGGCAGGAGAGGAGCAGCCATGAGCAGCACACTGCGGTGGTTCAAGTCGAGCTACAGCAACGACAGCGGCGGCCAGTGCCTCGAAGTCGCCCACGAACAGCACCCCCCGCGAGTGGACGCCGTCCACATCCGCGACTCCAAGAACCCCGCCGGGCCCACCCTCACCGTCTCTCCGGCCGCCTGGCGCCGGTTCGCCGGGGTCCTCTGACGGTCCGGGACACCGCACGCCCCCGGGTCGGCCGAGGCCTCACCGGGGGCGCGTCGTCGCCGGCTAGATGAACGAGTTGATCTCGATCGTCTCGTCGCGGCCGGGGCCGACCCCGATGGCGGAGATCGGGGCGCCCGACATCTCCTCCAGCGCCCTGACGTACGCCTGGGCGTTCTTCGGCAGGTCGGAGAAGGACTTCGCCTTGGTGATGTCCTCGGACCAGCCCGGCAGGGTCTCGTAGATCGGCTTCGCGTGGTGGAAGTCGGTCTGGGAGTACGGGAGTTCCTCGACGCGCTTGCCGTCGATCTCGTACGCGACGCAGACCGGGATCTCGTCCCAGCCGGTCAGGACGTCCAGCTTGGTCAGGAAGAAGTCCGTCAGGCCGTTGACCCGGGTCGCGTAACGGGCGATCACCGCGTCGAACCAGCCGCAGCGGCGGTCACGGCCGGTCGTGACGCCCCGCTCGCCGCCGATGCGGCGCAGCGCGTCGCCGTCCTCGTCGAAGAGCTCGGTCGGGAACGGGCCCGAGCCGACGCGGGTGGTGTACGCCTTCAGGATGCCGATGACCCGGCTGATCTTCGTCGGGCCGACGCCCGCGCCCGTGCAGGCACCGCCGGCGGTCGGGTTGCTGGACGTGACGAAGGGGTAGGTGCCGTGGTCGATGTCCAGCAGGGTGCCCTGGCCGCCCTCGAAGAGGACCACCTTGTCCTCGTCGAGCGCCTTGTTGAGCACCAGGACCGTGTCGGCCACGTACGGCCTCAGCCGCTCCGCGTACGTCAGCAGCTCCTCGACGACCTGCCCGGCCTCGATGGCGCGGCGGTTGAAGACCTTGGTGAGGAGCTGGTTCTTGCCGTCGAGGGCCGCCTCGACCTTCTGGGTCAGGATCGACTCGTCGTAGAGGTCCTGGACACGGATGCCGACGCGGTTGATCTTGTCCGCGTAGGTGGGCCCGATGCCCCGTCCCGTCGTACCGATCTTCCGCTTGCCGAGGAAGCGTTCCGTCACCTTGTCGACGGTGACGTTGTACGGCGTGATGATGTGAGCGTTTCCGCTGATCAGAAGCTTGGAGGTGTCGACGCCGCGCTCGTTCAGTCCGTTCAGCTCGGAGAACAGGACAGACGGGTCGACGACGACTCCGTTTCCGATCACCGGAGTGCACTCCGGCGTGAGGATTCCGGAAGGGAGGAGGTGGAGGGCGTACTTCTGATCGCCCACGACTACCGTATGGCCGGCGTTGTTGCCGCCCTGGTAGCGCACCACGTAGTCCACGGATCCACCGAGCAGGTCGGTGGCCTTTCCCTTGCCTTCGTCACCCCACTGAGCACCGAGCAGCACAAGTGCGGGCACAGGCGTACACCCCTTCCGGGCGGGGCATGTCCAAGGTCGGGGAGTACGCGGCTGCGGCACTGCACGGCTGCGTACACCGGCGACCTCCTTCGGCCGCGACCGTCCGACCGGGTGCCCCGGAATAGACGAAGCCCCTGGCGCAATAGCGCAAGGGGCTCTTGCACAAAGATGCTACCCGAGGAAGCGAGGCATGACCGAGGTGGCGGCTTCCGACCAGCTTCTGGTGGTCATCGACCCGGTCGCCCGACGCCGTGACGGTGAGTCGGTACGGATCGCAAAAGACGTGCTCAGCGCGGGTGCGGCCACGAAGGTGTGCCTCCCGGAGGGGCCCGAGGAATTCGCCCGGGCGCTGTCCCGCAGAGGGGCCCGGAGACCGGTCGTCGTGGGCGACGACCGGACGCTGCTGCGGGCCGTGTCCCTTTTGCACCGACAACGGGATCTGGCCGTGTGCGGGTTGGGACTGGTGCCCGTCGGCGGATCGCTCTCCCTGGCACGGGCCCTGGGAGTGCCCACCGGAGCGGTGGCCGCGGCGCGGGCGGTGCTCGACGGGGTCGAGCGGCGGCTGGACCTGCTCGTCGACGACAGCGACGGGGTCGTGCTCGGGGCCTTGCGGATACCGCCGGCGGGCGCGCCCGTCCAGGTCCCCGAGGACCCGGAGGAGATCGACGCGCACGCTCCCGGGGCGCACCCGTGGCTGCGTACGTGTCAGTCGCTGGTCCGTACGCTCGCCACGCGGCCCGCGGGGGTCGCGTCGGGGCGGACGAGGGCGAGGGGCTGGGGACGGGCGGTGTCCGTGCCCGCCGCGCCGGGGCCCTCGCGGCTGCGGGTCGAGGTCGACGGGGTGACCCTGGTCGACCTGGACCAGCCGGTGGAGGCCGTGTCCGTCGTACCGGGGCTGCCCGGGGGCGCGGTGGTGGAGGTGCGGCCGGCGTCCGTGGGCGCGCAGGCCTCGTCGTTGCGCGTGGTGGGGCAGCGGGTGACCGTGTCCGGCGCCGACTTCCGGTACCGCGCGGACTCGGTGGTCTCGGGGCCGGTGCGGACGCGGACGTGGACGGTGCGGCAGGGCGGCTGGGGGCTGACCCTCCCGGGCTGAGCGCGACCCCGCGCCGCGGATCCGGTCCTCACCGTGGAGCCGGTCGCCGCCTCCGTCAGGTGGCTCCATCAGGTGCCTCCGCCGACGGCCGGGTCGTCGCGGCCGTACAGCTTCTCCCGGTGGGCGCGCCAGCGTTCCATCATCCCGGCGATCTCCCCGTCGACGAACTCGAAGAAGGCGAGCGTCTCGGCGAGCCGGCGTCCGGCGGGGGTCGTGGGGCCGAGGCTGTCGACACCCTCGCGCAGGGCCGCCTCCCACCGCTTGAGCACGGCGTCACGGCTGGTCAGCGCCTCGTACCACTGGTCGCTGTGCACGCGGTAGCGCTCGCGCCGGGAGCCGGGGTCCCGCTCGCGGGAGACCATGTGCTGCTGCGCGAGATAGCGCACCGCCCCGGAGACGGCGGCCGGGCTGACCTGGAGCCGCTCGCCCAGCCCGGCGGAGGTCATGGCACCGGAGTCGGAGGCGAGCAGCGCCGCGAAGACCCGGGCGGGCATCCGCTGCATCCCGGCCTCGACCAGCTGCGCCGCGAAGCCCTCGACGAACCGCGAGACCGCCTCCAGATCCCGCTCCGCCGCGTTCGGTCGCTCCATCCGCCGATCATCTCCCCTGCTCGCGCACCACCGCCGAGTGTATCCGGGGTTCACAGGTTTCCTTAACTTCACAAATTTCTGAAAGAAGCGTACGTTCTGGGCCATGACGAAGGCACACCTCGCCGTCGAGGTATCCGGACTGCGCAAGTCGTTCGGCCGGACCCGTGCGCTGGACGGTCTCGACCTGCGGGTGGAGGCAGGCGAGGTGCACGGCTTCCTCGGCCCGAACGGCTCCGGGAAGTCCACCACCATCCGGGTCCTGCTCGGCCTGCTGCGGGCCGACGCGGGCACGGTACGGCTGCTGGACGGCGACCCCTGGAGGGACGCGGTGGAGCTGCACCGCCGGATCGCCTACGTCCCCGGCGACGTGACGCTCTGGCGGAACCTGTCCGGAGGCGAGGTCATCGACCTGTATGGCCGGCTGCGCGGGGGCCTCGACCACGGCCGGCGCGCAGAACTCGTCGAACGGTTCGAGCTCGATCCCACCAAGAAGGGCCGCACCTACTCGAAGGGCAACCGGCAGAAGGTCGCCCTCGTCGCCGCCTTCGCCTCGGACGTCGACCTGCTGATCCTCGACGAGCCCACCTCCGGCCTCGATCCGCTGATGGAGGAGGTCTTCCGGCGCTGCGTCGAGGAGGAGCGGGACCGGGGCCGGACGATCCTGCTGTCGAGCCACATCCTCAGCGAGGTGGAGGAGCTCTGCGACCGGGTCAGCATCATCCGCAAGGGCCGCACCGTCGAGAGCGGCACACTCGCCGAGCTGCGCCACCTCACCCGTACCGGTGTCACCGCCGAACTCGCGGGCCCGCCCGGCGCCCTGGCGTCGCTGCCCGGGGTGCACGACGTCGACGTGCAGGGCACCCGGGTGCGGCTCGACGTCGACACGGACAAGCTGAACGCCGTCCTGCGCTCGCTCACCGACTCCGGCGTACGGTCCCTGGCCGCCGCCCCGCCGACCCTGGAGGCGCTCTTCCTGCGGCACTACCAGGAGGACGCGCCCGAGGAGGAGGCGCGATGACCACCACCGACACCGGGAACACCGCGAACAGCACCGACAGCACCGGCAGGACGGGCACCTCGGGGGCCGGGAGATCGCGGGGCGCCGTCGCCGCCTTCGCGGTGCGGTCCGGCGGCACCCGTCAACTGGCCGGCACCGGGGCGCTGCTGAGGTTCGCGCTGCGCCGCGACCGCTGGACGGCTCCCCTGTGGACCGGCGTGATCGCGCTGATGGTCCTGTCCCTGCCGAACACGCTGAAATCGGTGTACGGCACCGCCGCCGAACGCGCCGACCTGGCACGGCAGATGCTCACCAACAGCTCACTGCGTGCCACGTACGGGCCGGTGTTCGGCGATTCCCTCGGCGGTCTCACCGCCTGGCGCGGGGGCGGCTACGCCGGTCTGTTCGCCGGGATCATGAGTCTGCTGATCGTCGTCCGGCACACCCGCGAGGAGGAGGAGAGCGGACGCCAGGAACTCCTCTCGTCGGCGATGGTGGGACGGCGTGCCCCGCTGACGGCGGCGCTTCTGGCCGCCCTGGCCGCGAACGGCGCGCTCGTCGTGCTCGTCGCGGGCGGGCTGGCCGGTCAGGGAGCCCCGGGCGCGCTGGCGCTGGGCCTCGGCATCGGGGGCGTCGGGATGGTCTTCGCGACGGCGGCGGCGGTCGTCGCCCAGTTCGCGCAGAGCGCGCGGCTGGCGAAAGGGCTGACGGGTGCCGCGCTGGGCGCGGCGTTCGTCCTGCGGGCGGCCGGCGACGCCGCGGCGGACGACGGTTCGTCGCCGCTGACCTGGATGTCGCCGCTGGGCTGGCTGGAGAACGAACGGCCGTTCGCCCGCGAGCGGTGGTGGGTGCTCCTCCTGTTCGCCGTCGCCGTCGTCCTGCAGGGCGCGCTCGCCCACGCCCTCGCCGGGCGGCGCGACATCGGCATGAGCTTCCTGCCCACGCGGCCGGGGCCCGCCGCGGGACGGCTCGGCACGGCCGGGGCGCTGGCGTGGCGGCTGCAGCGCGGCGCCCTGGCCGGCTGGGGCCTCGGCTTCCTCGCCGCCGGAGCCGCGTTCGGCGGGATCACCCAGGGCGTGTCCGACCTGGTCGGCGACAACGCCAGGACCCGCGAGATCATCGAACGGATGGGGGGGCGGTCCGGGATCACGGACGCGTTCCTCGCCACGATGACCGGCATGCTCGGGATGGTGGCCGCGCTGTACATCGTCTCCGCCGTGCTGCGGCTGCACGGCGAGGAGATCTCCCAGCGGGCCGAGCCGGTCCTCGCCAACGCGGTGGGCCGACTGCGCTGGGCGGCCGGGCACCTGGTCATCGCTTTCGGCGGAGCGGTCCTGATCATGCTGCTGGGCGGAGCCGGTCTCGGGCTGGGCTACGGCCACGAGGCGTGGCCCGTGCTCGGCGCCTGCCTCCTCCAGGTCCCGGCGGTCTGGACGCTCGGCGCACTGGCCGTCCTCCTGTACGGGGTCTCCCCCCGGGTCGCCCCCGGCGCCTGGGGCGTGGCGGGTCTCGTCCTCCTGCTGGGCTGGATCGGGCCCGCCCTGGACGTCCCCCCGGCGCTCATGGACCTCTCCCCGTACGGGCACCTCCCCAAGCTGCCGGGCGGGGAGATGACCTGGACGCCGGTGCTGGTCCTGACCGTCCTCGCGGTGGGCCTGACCGCCGCCGGGCTGACGGCGCTGCGCCGCCGGGACCTGAGCGCCTGACCCCCGCGCCCCGGACGCCGCGCGTCCGGCGTCGACCGGGCGCGGGCCACGCACCCGGACGCGGACACCGGGCGCCGTTCCGGGGCCCCCGGACCGCCTCGCCGCGTCCCTGCCGGTCGGGGGAGAGCGCGTGCAGACCGCCGCCGGCTGCCTGACCGCCGCGTCGACCGGGCGCGGGCCGCCGTCGGGCGGGCGCGGGCCGCGCGGGCCGGGCCACGGACGCTCGGCCGCCGGGTCAGAGGGTGACGCTGAGCCCCTCCAGCCCCCGGATCACGAAGTTCGGCTTGCGCCGCGGTTCCTCCGCGAGCCGCAGCGTCGGGGCCAGTTCGAGCAACGCGCCCAGTGACGCGGCGAGTTCGATCCGGGCCAGGGGCGCGCCGATGCAGTAGTGGATGCCCGCGCTGAAGGAGATGTGCGGGTTCTCGACGCGGGAGAGGTCCAGTTCGCCGGGGCGGGCGAAGGCCGCCGGATCGTGGTTGGCGGACCCGAAGAGCAGGGCGATCTCCGCGCCGCGCGGGATGGTCGTACCGTCGATCTCGATGTCGTCGAGCACCCACCGCTCGAACATCTGCAGCGGGGTGTCGTAGCGCATCAGCTCCTCCACCGCCGTGGGGACCAGCGAGTGGTCGGCGCGCAGGGCGGCCAGCTGGCCGGGGTGGCGGAAGAGCGTCCACCAGCCGTTCACGGTGGCGTTGACCGTGGCCTCGTGCCCCGCGTTCAGCAGCAGCACGCACGTGGAGATCATCTCCTGCTCGGTGAGCCGGTCGCCCTCGTCGTGCGCGGCGATGAGCCCCGAGATCAGGTCGTCGCCCGGCTCCTTGCGGCGGGCCTCGATCAGCTCCCGCAGATACTCCGTGAACTCGACCGACGCCCGTACCGCCCTGGCCGCCGTCTCCTGGGAGGGGTTCAGCTCGTACATCCCGCAGATGTCCGCCGACCACGGCCGCAGCGGTGCCCGGTCGGACTCGGGGATGCCCAGCATCTCGGCGATCACGGCGACCGGGAGCGGCTCGGCGACATCGGTGAGGAGATCACCGCCGCCCGCCGCGACCAGACCGCTGACCAGTTCGCGCGCCAGCCCCCGCACGTACGGTCCCAGCCGCTCGACCGTGCGCGGGGTGAACGCCTTGGAGACCAGCCGGCGGATCCTGGTGTGGTCCGGCGGCTCCAGATCCAGCATCCCGTGGTCGTTGAGCACGTGGAACGGCTCGTGCTCGGGCGGCGGAGCCGTCCGCCCGAAGTCCTCGTGCGTGAACCGGTGCTGGTACGTCCGGCCCAGGCGCCGGTCCCGCAGCAGCGCCGACACGTCCGCGTGGTGCGGGACCAGCCACTGGTCGGTCGGCTCGTAGTGGTGGACCCGGCCGCGCTCACGCAGGTGTGCGTAGGCGGGGTACGGGTCCGCCACGAACGCCGGGTCCCAGGGGTCGAAGGTCCCGGGGGTCTCCAAAGCTGCCATGAGCGGACGCTAGCCCGCCGCACCCCGCTCTGACCAGGGGTGTCCCGGCACCCGGGCGTCCGCGGCCCGTCCCGTGCCGCCCGGCGCCGGGACCCGGCGGGGTCACCTGGGCGTGATCAGCCGTGCCTCGTAGGCGAAGACCGCCGCCTGGGTGCGGTCCCGCAGTCCGAGCTTCACCAGGATGCGGCTCACATGGGTCTTGATCGTGGACTCCGCGACGAACAGCCGGGAGGCGATCTCCGCGTTCGCCAGACCCTGCGCGATCAGGACCAGCACCTCCGTCTCGCGCTCGGTCAGATCGCCGTAGGCCGCCTGGGCCGTGGCCGGCAGCCGCGGGGCGTCGGCGAGCCTGGAGAACTCGGTGATCAGCCGCCGGGTGACCGAGGGGGCGAGCAGCGCCTCGCCCGCCGCGACCACCCGCACCCCGTCGGCGAGCTGCCGCGCGGAGGCGTCCTTGAGCAGGAAGCCGGAGGCTCCCGCGCGCAGCGCCTGATACACGTACTCGTCGAGGTCGAAGGTGGTGAGCACCAGCACCTTCGCGGTGCCGTCCGCGGCGACGATCTCGCGGGTCGCCTCGATG
This region includes:
- a CDS encoding class F sortase, whose translation is MAAQPSSPGVTESVPQGQGSRPGVPMSAWCAGILLLVLGVFGGPPKPADDSRSPHDSAALMPWSSSVPGKHLPSSAPTRLVIPKIAVDAPFTALSVDAKGHLNPPPADNVNMVGWYADGVTPGEAGTSIVAGHVDTSTSPAVFARLSSLRKGDTFRVERADGLTASFVVDDAEAFEKDHFPNDRVYADTPQAQVRLITCAGVYDHGAKDYTENLVVFAHLV
- a CDS encoding bifunctional metallophosphatase/5'-nucleotidase, yielding MPVNPLNRREFVKKSAVAGAAVAVAGTSAATPARAADHGGKKPRTWSFSILGTTDLHSHVFDWDYYTDAAYTDKAGNSVGIARVATLVKQQRAAKGADRVLLVDAGDIIQGTSLAYYYARVDPITGTGGKHGPVHPMAIAMNAMKYDAAALGNHEFNYGIETLRRFEEQCRFPLLGANALDARTLRPAFQPYTVKRLRVPGAPDIKVGILGLTNPGIALWDKDNVSGKMAFTGLVEQARKYVPRMRALGCDVVFLTDHSGLDGSSSYGDELPYVENASNLVAEQVPGIDAILVGHTHTEVSSYTVTNAGTGKDVVLSEPYCYGMRLTVFDFELELAHGQWKVTSTRAQTLNSNAVAEDAEITRLLTADHELVVKYVNTPVGTCTADLSAAEACWKDVPVMDFIHQVQMAAVATGLSTADAALPLISVAAPFSRTADIPRGDVTIRDVAGLYIYDNTLYGKKLTGAQLKDYLEYAAKYYYRVPSGTKVDTATLTNANSFWDYMYDTAAGVDYDIDIAQAEGSRIRNLTHQGVPVADDQVFVVAVNNYRANGGSGYPHIAAADIAYSSTDEIRQLMIDYVTSKGVLEPADFADGNWRLTQDGTPVF
- a CDS encoding helix-turn-helix domain-containing protein translates to MARAENKVEAGGTAHMVAAMSKAFREQHRLTQEELGRQIGYTASAVSAMETCAQPASDTMLVKLEEVIGGGLGLFETARKYVLLDKYPPQFKNFAVMEAQAMTLSSYQTYVVDGLFQTEEYARALIGGGFPRLPDDKVSELVEARLARKALFDREPTAMIELILDEAALRRPFASWEIHRGQLRSLAQDAERDNVSVQVMPLERGVRGGHAGARGDMILVETKEHHHVVYMEIEDESILVSDAKKASQLAHRYAKIRSQALGPDDSLSLIQKLAGEEQP
- a CDS encoding DUF397 domain-containing protein; protein product: MSSTLRWFKSSYSNDSGGQCLEVAHEQHPPRVDAVHIRDSKNPAGPTLTVSPAAWRRFAGVL
- a CDS encoding adenylosuccinate synthase; this encodes MPALVLLGAQWGDEGKGKATDLLGGSVDYVVRYQGGNNAGHTVVVGDQKYALHLLPSGILTPECTPVIGNGVVVDPSVLFSELNGLNERGVDTSKLLISGNAHIITPYNVTVDKVTERFLGKRKIGTTGRGIGPTYADKINRVGIRVQDLYDESILTQKVEAALDGKNQLLTKVFNRRAIEAGQVVEELLTYAERLRPYVADTVLVLNKALDEDKVVLFEGGQGTLLDIDHGTYPFVTSSNPTAGGACTGAGVGPTKISRVIGILKAYTTRVGSGPFPTELFDEDGDALRRIGGERGVTTGRDRRCGWFDAVIARYATRVNGLTDFFLTKLDVLTGWDEIPVCVAYEIDGKRVEELPYSQTDFHHAKPIYETLPGWSEDITKAKSFSDLPKNAQAYVRALEEMSGAPISAIGVGPGRDETIEINSFI
- a CDS encoding diacylglycerol kinase family protein, which translates into the protein MTEVAASDQLLVVIDPVARRRDGESVRIAKDVLSAGAATKVCLPEGPEEFARALSRRGARRPVVVGDDRTLLRAVSLLHRQRDLAVCGLGLVPVGGSLSLARALGVPTGAVAAARAVLDGVERRLDLLVDDSDGVVLGALRIPPAGAPVQVPEDPEEIDAHAPGAHPWLRTCQSLVRTLATRPAGVASGRTRARGWGRAVSVPAAPGPSRLRVEVDGVTLVDLDQPVEAVSVVPGLPGGAVVEVRPASVGAQASSLRVVGQRVTVSGADFRYRADSVVSGPVRTRTWTVRQGGWGLTLPG